Within Nitrospirota bacterium, the genomic segment AAGGTGATCTCACCGAATACGAATTCGTTCATAGTCTTGTGAATACCGTGCGGCCGGATATAATTTATCATCTTGCGAGCCATGTATTCGGCTCACGTGATTTGAGCATGGTAATGCCAACATTCAGGAATAACCTGGTGACCACGATAAACCTCCTGACGGCTGCGGCACCGTCTCGATATATCCGTGTTATCCTCACCGGTTCCATGGAGGAACCGATGGATTGCGACGAGAGGTTTCCCTCCTCTCCCTATGCCGCTTCAAAATGGGCATGTACCGGCTATGCACGCATGTTTCATGCGCTGTACAAAGTACCTGTGGTTATCGCGCGTGTTTTTATGGTGTATGGACCCGGGCAAAGTGACCTCAAGAAGCTCGTTCCCTATGTTACGCTCTCCTGTCTGCGCAACGAGGTCCCGCGTCTTAGCAGTGGAACACGCAAGGTCGACTGGATCTATGTGACGGATGTTGTTGAGGGACTTATTGCAATTGCTTCCGCACCTGCAATAGAAGGGGAAACTATCGATTTGGGTTCGGGAAGCCTGGCACCAGTTCGGACCGTTGTTGAATACATCAGACATCTCGTCAGCCCGCAGATTGAGCCGCTATTCGGAGCCCTGAACGATCGTCCGATGGAACAAATTCGCGCTGCAAATATCCGTGATACTTACGACAAGATAGCATGGAAGCCGGTAGTCTCACTGCAAACAGGTTTGGCTCATACGGTTGAATGGTACAGGAGAACCCATATTGATGTCAAAACAAACATTTCGGAGTGAAATATTATCTGATGAAAAAAAATTATAGTGTGTCAGAATCACCGGTAATACTCCTCAGGCCTTCACCCGGCTGGGTTGCACTGAAACTGAACGAGCTGTGGGATTACAAAGAACTGCTGTACTTCCTTATCTGGCGGGATGTAAAGGTGCGTTATAAACAGACGGTGCTTGGAGCTGGTTGGGCAATCATACAACCTTTTTTTACCATGGTAGTATTCAGCCTTTTCTTCGGCAAATTGGCGAAAATGCCGTCCGATGGGATCCCTTATCCCATATTCAGCTATGCTGCCCTCGTACCCTGGACTTTCTTCACTAATGGTCTGAACAAAGCTTCCAACAGTCTCGTCAGCAATGCGAACCTGATCAAGAAAGTCTATTTCCCGAGACTCTGTATCCCTATTGCATCCGTATTATCGGGTGTCTTTGATTTCCTCCTTTCGTTCACGGTGCTGATTGCGATGATGTTCTACTATAATCTTACGCCCACCATAAATATCGTCTGGTTGCCCTGTCTGCTTCTGCTGGCACTATGCGCTTCCCTGAGTGTCTCTCTCTGGCTGTCGGCGATGAATGTCCAGTTCAGGGACGTGCGCTATATCGTACCGTTCATTATCCAGTTCTGGATGTTCGCAACCCCGATAGTCTACCCCAGCAGTCTTCTGCCTGAGCCCTGGCGGACTGTTTACGGCATTAATCCGATGGTCGGAGTGGTCGAAGGCTTCAGATGGGCCCTGCTGGGAACAACTACCGCGCCGGGTTCCATAATTATTGTGTCATCGTTGGTAACCTTCCTGCTTCTCGTCAGCGGCGCATTCTATTTTCGCCGTATGGAAAAATCTTTTGCGGATGTCGCATGAATACCTCAAACAAAGATATCACTATCCGTCTGGACCGGATCAGTAAGCAATTCCGGATCGGGAAGCAACAGTCCGGGTACAGGACTCTCCGGGATACCATTGCAGACTCCCTGTTAGCACCATTCCGCCGTGCAGTAAGACTCATGCGGGGACAGGCATCAGCAGCCTCTGAATTAAATGAGACCATCTGGGCCTTGAAGGATATATCAATGGAAATCAGCAAGGGTGAAGTCGTCGGACTGATCGGACGGAACGGAGCAGGCAAGAGCACCCTGCTGAAAATCCTTTCCCGCATCACGGAGCCTACTGAGGGATCCGCGGAGATCCGTGGAAGAGTCGGTTCACTCCTTGAGGTGGGAACAGGTTTTCATCCCGAACTGACGGGGCGGGAGAATGTCTATCTGAACGGGACAATACTCGGTATGAAGCGGACTGAAATCGCAGACAAGTTTGATGAAATAGTCGGTTTTGCGGAAATCGAAAAATTCATTGACACCCCGGTGAAGCATTATTCGAGCGGGATGTACCTGCGGCTTGCCTTTGCGGTAGCAGCCCACCTCGAAACAGAAATCGTCTTTGTGGACGAAGTCCTTGCAGTGGGTGATGCACGTTTCCAGAAAAGGTGCATCAGCAAGATGGAAGATATTGGCAGGGAGGGAAGGACAGTCCTCTTCGTCTCTCACAATATGCCCGCCGTCACCCGTCTCTGCAAGCGCACTATACTCCTTGAAGAAGGCCGTATAATCCAGGATGGCCCTACAAAGCAGGTCGTTTCCGGATACCTGCGGTCGCAATACGGATTGACCGGCGTCAGGGAGTGGAACGATCCTTCGACTACGCCTGGAAACGATATCGTCCGGATGCATGCGATCCGTGTTGTTGCAGAGGACGGTGTTGGGACCGATGCGATCGATATCAGGAAGAAAATCGGTCTTGAAATTGAATTCGAAGTTCTCAGGGAAGGATATCCCCTCATCCCGAACTTCGGGGTTTTAAACGAAGACGGGCAGATCGTCTTCGTCACAATAGATCAGGACACTGAATGGAGAAATATTCCGCGTCCCAAAGGGAAGTTCATAAGCACCGTCTGGATCCCCGGGAATCTGATGGCCGAGGGCACGTTTTTTGTCGGAGGGGGCATCGCAACCGAACAGCCGTTTACGGTCCATTGCGACCAGCCGTATGCGGTTGCGTTCCAGGTAATCGACACCCTTGAGGGAAATTCTGCCCGGGGCGACTATACAAGAAACCTTCCCGGAATCATCAGACCCCTCCTTCCGTGGAGCACGAAATTCAGTCCCAATGGGAAATAGCCATCCATAATCAGACATCTCAGATGACGGGAAGTACGATTTGACAATAAACCCTCACAAGATATCTGTACTCCTTACGTTAAGAAATATGTTGATCATGTTTCTCACTTTTTTGCCGGGGAATACCGGGGCAAAATGGAGGGCATGGTATTACCGGAAGAAGTTTAGGAAATGCGGAAAAAATCTGAGGATCGGGAAAGGTGTCATTATAGAGGGTGCAGAGCATGTTACCGTAGGAGATAATGTACATATTGACCGGTATTGTATCATAGAAGCAGGAAAATTGAAGCTCACAACATGCAAGAAAATCATCTCTCAGAATGATAGTGACATCCCGGCAGGGGAATTAATCCTTGGAAACAATATTCACATCGTCTCCTTCAGCATGCTGATTGCTGAGGGAGGTATTATGATTTCGGACAACTGCACTCTGAGTGCGGGGTCGAAAATCTATTCGATCACCAATCTCGCTTATGATCCGGATAACAGGACGAAAAGGATTTCGATTATGCCATATGAGCAGGCGCCTTTTCTTATAGCCCCGGTCGTTCTCGAGCAGAACGTATGGATAGGCTTGCATGGCATCGTAATGCCCGGGGTCAGGCTCGGAAGAGACTCCTTTGTAGTAAGCAACTCGCTCGTAATGCACTCGTTTCCCGAGAATTCCTATATTGCCGGACAGCCTGCGAAAAGGATACGTGAAAGATTTCTCACCGAACATGCACAGGCCTGATGCTCTCATATGAAGATACATATTATCAGTGATGATATCCAACGCTTCGAAGACCTTAGAGAAAACTGGCACGCCGTGTATTCAGCCGACCCAAATACCACCGTCTTTCTGTCCTGGGCCTGGCTGCGTGGCTGGATAGCAGCAACCCCTTATAAATGGATAGTATTGGCAGCTCAGACGATGCCCGGATCGCCTTATGTGGCTTTTATGATCGTCGGAATGCACCATGCAGAAATAAATGGCAGACCACAGGTGATTCTTTACATGGGTGGCAATCCGTTTTCATATCATACAGGGTTTATCTGTTTACCTGAGCATGCTGAAAAAGCGTTACCTGCCTTAGCCACATTTATCAAGAATACTTTGAACTGGCATATTTTTCATTTGAAGGAAGTCACTGATCCCCGATTAGATTTTTTTCTGAAATGCTTTGGCCGGATGAAGTTTCAGATCAGGGAATACGACAAAACCCCATGGGTATACATTCCGCTGCCTGAAACAGTCGAACACTACGTGGAAAAAATGCTCGGGTCAAAGACCCGTCAGGAGTTAAAGCGCAGGACCCGGTTGATCGAAAACCTGAAAGAATTTCACATCTCCCATCTTGACGGTGACAGTATCCATTCAGGCATTGAGACACTGCTGGGACTTTGGCAGGCACAGTGGGGAGAGCAATCCGAGGAAACTTTAAATATGTTTCGTTCCCTATTCATGTATTGCTTCAAAAATGATCTGCTGGTGTCAAGAATATTATGGGATGGTAACGTTCCAATCGCGGGAAGCATAAGCTTTATCGACAGACAAAAAAAATACAAGGTTGCCTCATTGAATGTTTTCAATGGCTCGTATCACAAATTTTCTCCGGGTTCTGTAATGTGTTTGCTGAGTATCAGATATGCAATCGAACAAGGCTTACGGGTATTCGATCTTGGTGTGCACAATAAGACATACAAATACTCCTTTGGCGGACATGAAGGGTTGAACAGGAACGTTATGATCAGCAATATCGGATACATGAAAAATCTCCGGAGACAGTTGAAAATAAGAACGAGGATAAGAAACCTGCTGGGCGTCTTAAAGGATAAGGGATGAGCACATCTTCCGGTGTGTTGCCCGAACCCCGCAGGCAAATAATGATTAGATAGTCCCCATATTGGCTTACAGACTCATGAATGATATGTTGATTCAATCAGTTCTGATATGCGCACATCCTGACGACGAAGTGCTTTGGTTCAGCTCTGTGCTGGAGAAAGTAGACAAGGTAATCATCTGTTTCATGGGTGTAAGATCAGATCCGGATTGCCGTATCGAACGGCAATCAGCGCTCAACGAGTATCCCCTGAGAAATGTTCATTGCCTCGGACTCGACGAGTCAGAAACCTTTTACGGAGTCGACTGGGATAATCCTGTAACAACCGAGTACGGTCTCGAAATAGCCGATAAAAAATATCCTGACCGTCTGTACAGAGAAAATTACTTGAGTCTCATAAAAATGCTGACACCGGAACTGGAAGGATATCAGAACGTGTTTACTCATAATCCCTGGGGAGAGTACGGGAGTGATGAGCATGTGCAGATACACAGGGCCGTTACCGATATACAGAAGTCAGGGCATTATACCATGTGGTTCCCCAACTATGTCAGTAACAAATCATGCGGACTGATGGCGAGTCAGATGGACGCCATAAATTTGTCATACATCACACTGCAGACGAATAAAGAACTGGCTGCCCGGATACAGCGTCTTTACCAGAAGCACAAATGCTGGACCTGGTACGATGACTGGCAGTGGTTTAAAGAGGAAACTTTTCTCTCAAAGCCGGCTGCTGCGGAAAATGCCATGGGTTCCGGCCGGACCGTTCCCATGAACTTTATAAGAGTTCCTGCTCCTGAAAAACAGGCCAGGCGGAAGCGATTTTCAGGCGCTTCTCTCGTAGAATTCCTGACGGGCAGAGGCTGAATATCCAGATGGTGTTCCTGTCCCGGCAAACCATCATCACAGTTCCTTAAGAACACATTTTTCAGAAAATAAAAAAATCCGGGCATTCCATTCAAGGAAGGGATAATAATGGCTAAATCGAAAAAAAATGCATTTACTGTTCCTCTTGCACGTCCTGACATTACCGGCAAGGAAATACGAACCGTCCTTGCGGTGCTCAGGACACCGTATCTGAGCTTCGGTCCCCGACTGGAGGAGTTTGAGAAGAAATTTGCAGCGTATACCGGTTCACGGTACGCCGTCGCAGTAAACAGCGGGACGGCGGGCCTGCATCTGGCAATCAAGAGCCTGGAGATTGACAGGAATGACGCAGTCATTACCACCCCTTTCAGTTTTATCGCGTCTGCGAACTGCATTTTATACGAAAACGCATTGCCGGTCTTCATCGATATCAACGAGGACACGTTCAACATTGATTCAGACCTGATTCAGCAGTTTCTGAAAAAGGAATGCAGACGTGACAGGAAATCGGGCAGGCCCGTGCACAGAAAATCAGGAAGAACGGTGAAGGCGGTACTTCCCGTACATGTCTTCGGCAATCCCTGTGAGATGCATCAGATCATGGAACTTGCACGGGAATACAAGCTCTCAGTCATCGAGGATGCCTGTGAGGCAGTCGGTGCGGAGTATCATGGCAAAAGGACAGGAAGCATAGGCGACGTCGGGGTGTTTGCATTCTATCCGAACAAGCAGATTACCACCGGGGAAGGCGGCATTATCACGACAAATAATGAAAATGTGGCGAATCTCTGCAAAAGCCTCAGGAATCAGGGCAGAGACCACTACGGTGGCTGGCTCGCCCACAGGCGCTTGGGATATAATTACAGAATCAGTGACATCAATTGCGCACTTGGAATTTCACAGCTGGAGAGAATAGAAGAGATACTTCAAAAACGCGAAAAAATTGCTTTCATGTATAATGCCTTGCTCAACGGGTTCGTAAAAACTCCCGAAACGCAGAACCGCTCAAAAAGAAGCTGGTTTGTATATGTAATATGCCTTCCCGATGAGTACGAAAAGGAGACAAGAGACGATATTCTTGCAAAGCTGACTGATAGGGGGATAGGATGCAGCAACTATTTCCCTCCTATCCATCTCCAGCCGTTTTATCGGGAAACTTTCGGCTACACAGAAGGCGACTACTGTATTACAGAACGGATATCGGCAAGGACAATAGCTCTGCCTTTTCATAATAATCTGAAGAAGTCCCAGATTGCCTATGTAACGGATAATCTGAAGGATATTCTGAATATAACCTGATAACGATGAAAAAAATTATTAAGAAGGCATTCAGAAGTCTTGGCATAGAGGTGTCCCGATACAGACCGCATCTGCCGAGCAGATTTGACCCCCTCAAGTTTAGTGATGCATGCGTAAGCCTTAAGACTGGAAAAGAGTTCAGAGGGAATATGCTTCTTTCCTTTATTATCGAACCCTTCATGACCGAAGAAGGTGGTCATGTTTCGCAGGCCCATACCAATCCCGTTGATTCGGTACAGATAGCCCAGATATTCCTGGATCTTGGATATGACGTGGAC encodes:
- a CDS encoding NAD(P)-dependent oxidoreductase codes for the protein MSLPAGQSKTRKGVSGKKILVTGGSGFIGSHLCKILLESGAEVYSVTRKKILHRNDGIQWQQGDLTEYEFVHSLVNTVRPDIIYHLASHVFGSRDLSMVMPTFRNNLVTTINLLTAAAPSRYIRVILTGSMEEPMDCDERFPSSPYAASKWACTGYARMFHALYKVPVVIARVFMVYGPGQSDLKKLVPYVTLSCLRNEVPRLSSGTRKVDWIYVTDVVEGLIAIASAPAIEGETIDLGSGSLAPVRTVVEYIRHLVSPQIEPLFGALNDRPMEQIRAANIRDTYDKIAWKPVVSLQTGLAHTVEWYRRTHIDVKTNISE
- a CDS encoding ABC transporter permease → MKKNYSVSESPVILLRPSPGWVALKLNELWDYKELLYFLIWRDVKVRYKQTVLGAGWAIIQPFFTMVVFSLFFGKLAKMPSDGIPYPIFSYAALVPWTFFTNGLNKASNSLVSNANLIKKVYFPRLCIPIASVLSGVFDFLLSFTVLIAMMFYYNLTPTINIVWLPCLLLLALCASLSVSLWLSAMNVQFRDVRYIVPFIIQFWMFATPIVYPSSLLPEPWRTVYGINPMVGVVEGFRWALLGTTTAPGSIIIVSSLVTFLLLVSGAFYFRRMEKSFADVA
- a CDS encoding ABC transporter ATP-binding protein, which encodes MNTSNKDITIRLDRISKQFRIGKQQSGYRTLRDTIADSLLAPFRRAVRLMRGQASAASELNETIWALKDISMEISKGEVVGLIGRNGAGKSTLLKILSRITEPTEGSAEIRGRVGSLLEVGTGFHPELTGRENVYLNGTILGMKRTEIADKFDEIVGFAEIEKFIDTPVKHYSSGMYLRLAFAVAAHLETEIVFVDEVLAVGDARFQKRCISKMEDIGREGRTVLFVSHNMPAVTRLCKRTILLEEGRIIQDGPTKQVVSGYLRSQYGLTGVREWNDPSTTPGNDIVRMHAIRVVAEDGVGTDAIDIRKKIGLEIEFEVLREGYPLIPNFGVLNEDGQIVFVTIDQDTEWRNIPRPKGKFISTVWIPGNLMAEGTFFVGGGIATEQPFTVHCDQPYAVAFQVIDTLEGNSARGDYTRNLPGIIRPLLPWSTKFSPNGK
- a CDS encoding DapH/DapD/GlmU-related protein — its product is MFLTFLPGNTGAKWRAWYYRKKFRKCGKNLRIGKGVIIEGAEHVTVGDNVHIDRYCIIEAGKLKLTTCKKIISQNDSDIPAGELILGNNIHIVSFSMLIAEGGIMISDNCTLSAGSKIYSITNLAYDPDNRTKRISIMPYEQAPFLIAPVVLEQNVWIGLHGIVMPGVRLGRDSFVVSNSLVMHSFPENSYIAGQPAKRIRERFLTEHAQA
- a CDS encoding GNAT family N-acetyltransferase translates to MKIHIISDDIQRFEDLRENWHAVYSADPNTTVFLSWAWLRGWIAATPYKWIVLAAQTMPGSPYVAFMIVGMHHAEINGRPQVILYMGGNPFSYHTGFICLPEHAEKALPALATFIKNTLNWHIFHLKEVTDPRLDFFLKCFGRMKFQIREYDKTPWVYIPLPETVEHYVEKMLGSKTRQELKRRTRLIENLKEFHISHLDGDSIHSGIETLLGLWQAQWGEQSEETLNMFRSLFMYCFKNDLLVSRILWDGNVPIAGSISFIDRQKKYKVASLNVFNGSYHKFSPGSVMCLLSIRYAIEQGLRVFDLGVHNKTYKYSFGGHEGLNRNVMISNIGYMKNLRRQLKIRTRIRNLLGVLKDKG
- a CDS encoding DegT/DnrJ/EryC1/StrS family aminotransferase, giving the protein MAKSKKNAFTVPLARPDITGKEIRTVLAVLRTPYLSFGPRLEEFEKKFAAYTGSRYAVAVNSGTAGLHLAIKSLEIDRNDAVITTPFSFIASANCILYENALPVFIDINEDTFNIDSDLIQQFLKKECRRDRKSGRPVHRKSGRTVKAVLPVHVFGNPCEMHQIMELAREYKLSVIEDACEAVGAEYHGKRTGSIGDVGVFAFYPNKQITTGEGGIITTNNENVANLCKSLRNQGRDHYGGWLAHRRLGYNYRISDINCALGISQLERIEEILQKREKIAFMYNALLNGFVKTPETQNRSKRSWFVYVICLPDEYEKETRDDILAKLTDRGIGCSNYFPPIHLQPFYRETFGYTEGDYCITERISARTIALPFHNNLKKSQIAYVTDNLKDILNIT